A genome region from Tolypothrix sp. PCC 7712 includes the following:
- the purQ gene encoding phosphoribosylformylglycinamidine synthase subunit PurQ — MTKFGVVVFPGSNCDRDVAYVTRDLLQQPTRMVWHQETDIADLDVIVIPGGFSYGDYLRCGAIARFSPVMQQVVEHAQKGKYVLGICNGFQVLTEAGLLPGILTRNQDLHFICDRLPLKVERTNLPWTQGYSDDEIITVPVAHGEGRFYADAATLAELEDNGQVVFRYAGENPNGSLNNIAGICNRQGNVLGMMPHPERASDPVLGGNDGLRMFQGLLDKVAAIA; from the coding sequence ATGACAAAATTTGGTGTTGTTGTTTTTCCGGGTTCTAATTGCGATCGCGATGTTGCTTATGTCACCAGAGACTTACTACAGCAACCAACTCGCATGGTTTGGCATCAAGAGACGGATATTGCTGATTTGGATGTGATTGTCATCCCTGGTGGCTTTAGTTACGGGGATTACTTGCGTTGTGGTGCGATCGCTCGTTTTTCGCCTGTGATGCAGCAGGTGGTTGAACATGCCCAAAAGGGGAAATATGTCTTAGGTATTTGCAACGGGTTTCAAGTATTAACTGAAGCAGGATTGCTGCCAGGTATATTAACCAGAAATCAGGATTTGCATTTTATCTGCGATCGCCTTCCTCTGAAAGTTGAGCGTACCAATTTGCCTTGGACGCAGGGTTACTCAGATGATGAAATTATCACTGTGCCTGTTGCTCACGGAGAGGGCAGATTCTACGCTGATGCAGCTACCCTCGCAGAATTGGAAGATAACGGGCAAGTGGTTTTCCGCTACGCAGGTGAGAATCCCAACGGTTCGTTAAATAACATTGCTGGAATTTGTAACCGCCAAGGCAACGTTTTAGGGATGATGCCACACCCTGAACGAGCCTCCGACCCCGTGTTAGGTGGTAATGATGGTTTACGGATGTTTCAAGGCTTATTAGATAAAGTAGCTGCGATCGCCTAA
- a CDS encoding DUF5331 domain-containing protein has product MAFFHSFTDSLKQKWLEFFQANRDWITLHMEVESVYTPDGGKRPPSYLILGVANALEPKLAQLMLPFSKLNPDADTLIEVLDLHFDPDMALGNRVNPRDLDNYHYQDAAVAEESAHHHTENNPQSNGFANVAVAQEFTIVNGLNATNSQQAADEDEFGDISFETTSSEIKLDDQILEDLESPDENAFSDVLSDVWGDETSLHKGDASNDFLGEELPAGVFDDSEIARLFPNA; this is encoded by the coding sequence ATGGCTTTTTTTCATAGCTTTACAGATTCATTAAAGCAAAAATGGTTGGAGTTTTTCCAGGCTAATCGTGACTGGATTACTCTCCATATGGAAGTGGAATCAGTGTACACCCCCGATGGAGGGAAGCGACCACCTTCTTACCTCATCCTGGGAGTTGCCAACGCGTTAGAACCAAAACTAGCGCAGTTAATGCTACCCTTTTCTAAACTTAATCCTGACGCTGACACGTTAATTGAAGTACTGGATTTACATTTTGACCCAGACATGGCTCTTGGTAATCGCGTAAATCCTAGAGATTTAGATAATTATCACTATCAAGATGCTGCTGTTGCTGAAGAAAGCGCCCATCATCATACAGAAAACAATCCTCAAAGTAATGGCTTTGCTAATGTAGCAGTTGCTCAAGAATTTACGATTGTAAATGGGCTAAACGCCACTAACTCACAACAAGCTGCTGATGAAGATGAGTTTGGTGATATTTCCTTTGAGACAACATCATCAGAAATCAAGCTGGATGACCAAATACTGGAAGATTTAGAGTCACCAGATGAGAACGCCTTCAGTGACGTGTTATCAGATGTTTGGGGTGATGAAACATCGCTACACAAGGGTGATGCAAGTAATGACTTTTTAGGGGAAGAACTGCCAGCTGGCGTTTTCGATGATTCCGAAATTGCCCGTCTCTTCCCCAACGCTTAA
- a CDS encoding TIGR02450 family Trp-rich protein, producing the protein MPKKQKFPYLLGSKWTAQQKVDGWRHFQVVNRKNQGKWVYAELVAACDPNVRFWMNAKLLQDNSQWQPGWQPLKEINQIESEVS; encoded by the coding sequence ATGCCTAAAAAACAGAAATTTCCTTACCTTTTGGGTTCTAAATGGACAGCCCAGCAAAAAGTAGATGGTTGGCGACATTTCCAAGTTGTTAATCGCAAAAATCAGGGTAAATGGGTTTACGCAGAATTAGTTGCAGCTTGTGACCCAAATGTCCGGTTTTGGATGAATGCCAAATTATTACAAGATAACTCTCAGTGGCAACCTGGCTGGCAACCTTTAAAAGAAATCAACCAAATTGAAAGCGAGGTGTCTTGA
- a CDS encoding DUF5777 family beta-barrel protein — MRKIKILSCGLLFLACPSLSYGSEGLTSSYSREAITEAVTPVRSPISTEARDLQGQVPLIAFPDIPAKKLQKQRDANFLWLMSDNSTQNVQPEVPLSPLQTPPTQLHNLETANQLPKGVVQLEAGFLQVLPTDASVSGTGLQTYQLNLDWGITDNFQIGFTGDIFDDYLKCPVRSECPFFATISYGTKLKYQILNQNSWAVGLAGAFQLLHISSDTGIFKNSPNQPFFNVRPVGALHLPITYKASPNLQLHFTPGVVFFPDKVAGGDFFGTFFNIGTGFSWQTSKRVNLFANIQTPLGPGGNTFIAKDRSITRKLLWTVGIDYTLNPKIGAEVYATNSYGATPTTGLLGFIPDGDDLLLGVRVKHVIDLGQGYAANFSNFPRTTLAYRDHTLLFDGLTLSTASTLPTSNFQFRGGLGTHGSSSFALAYGLTEDSQLELSVDQFASSDRFSERDISGPGIKIGGAIKLKFFDQARGDGVTLSAKLAGISETALQRGGINGTLYVELPITYQLNSQTAISINPKGAFFGSTRRIGIGIGINQAIADWLQLIGEFTPVVDGKSSTWATGLRFLPSSRFGLDIFATNAIGQSGLGNLNAEPDGTNFGFSLIWGI, encoded by the coding sequence ATGCGTAAAATCAAAATCCTTTCCTGTGGTTTGCTGTTTCTGGCTTGTCCAAGTCTCAGTTATGGATCTGAAGGGTTAACCTCTAGCTATTCTCGAGAAGCGATCACAGAAGCAGTTACGCCAGTGCGATCGCCTATCAGTACTGAAGCTAGAGATTTGCAAGGACAAGTACCGCTAATCGCTTTCCCAGATATTCCAGCAAAGAAATTGCAAAAACAGCGAGACGCAAATTTTTTGTGGCTCATGAGTGACAATTCAACTCAGAATGTGCAGCCAGAGGTGCCGCTTTCCCCATTACAAACACCGCCAACTCAATTGCATAACTTGGAAACAGCCAATCAATTACCAAAGGGTGTAGTGCAGTTGGAAGCTGGTTTTTTGCAAGTTCTGCCAACGGATGCTTCTGTTTCAGGTACAGGTTTACAAACCTATCAGTTAAATCTCGACTGGGGAATTACAGACAATTTCCAGATAGGTTTTACTGGCGATATTTTCGATGATTATTTAAAATGCCCAGTGAGAAGCGAATGTCCTTTTTTCGCAACTATTAGTTATGGCACTAAGCTAAAGTATCAAATTCTCAACCAGAATTCTTGGGCTGTTGGTCTTGCAGGCGCGTTTCAGTTATTACATATATCTTCAGATACCGGGATTTTTAAGAATAGCCCCAACCAACCATTTTTTAATGTGAGGCCAGTTGGCGCTTTACACTTGCCAATTACCTACAAAGCATCTCCCAATCTGCAATTACATTTCACCCCAGGAGTTGTTTTCTTTCCAGATAAAGTTGCCGGGGGAGATTTTTTTGGGACTTTTTTCAATATTGGCACAGGGTTTAGCTGGCAAACTTCCAAAAGAGTTAACTTGTTTGCCAATATACAAACTCCCTTGGGGCCAGGAGGCAATACTTTCATTGCCAAAGACCGCTCTATCACTCGTAAATTACTTTGGACTGTGGGTATAGATTATACCCTTAACCCCAAAATAGGGGCAGAGGTTTATGCTACCAATAGTTATGGTGCTACACCGACCACAGGCTTGTTAGGCTTTATTCCTGATGGCGATGATTTATTATTGGGTGTTCGCGTCAAGCATGTTATTGATTTGGGGCAAGGGTATGCAGCTAATTTTAGTAATTTTCCCCGCACCACACTTGCCTACCGCGATCATACATTGCTATTTGATGGTCTGACACTGTCAACGGCAAGTACTCTACCAACTAGTAATTTCCAATTTAGAGGCGGGTTAGGTACACATGGTAGTTCTAGTTTTGCCCTAGCCTATGGCTTAACGGAAGATTCACAGTTAGAGCTGAGTGTCGATCAATTTGCTTCAAGCGATCGCTTTTCCGAAAGAGATATATCTGGGCCGGGAATCAAAATTGGCGGTGCCATAAAACTCAAGTTTTTCGACCAAGCAAGAGGGGATGGAGTCACCCTCAGTGCTAAACTGGCAGGAATTAGTGAGACAGCATTGCAAAGAGGTGGTATCAATGGCACTCTGTACGTAGAGTTGCCTATCACCTATCAACTCAATTCCCAAACTGCCATTTCCATTAATCCCAAGGGAGCATTTTTTGGATCGACTAGGCGTATAGGGATAGGGATAGGAATTAATCAGGCGATCGCAGATTGGCTGCAATTGATTGGAGAATTCACCCCGGTTGTAGATGGCAAAAGCAGTACTTGGGCCACAGGCTTGCGCTTCTTACCCAGTTCTCGCTTCGGATTAGATATTTTTGCTACTAACGCCATTGGGCAAAGTGGCTTAGGAAATTTAAACGCAGAACCAGACGGTACAAATTTTGGTTTTAGCCTCATTTGGGGAATTTGA
- the bchL gene encoding ferredoxin:protochlorophyllide reductase (ATP-dependent) iron-sulfur ATP-binding protein has protein sequence MKLAVYGKGGIGKSTTSCNISVALAKRGKKVLQIGCDPKHDSTFTLTGFLIPTIIDTLQEKDYHYEDVWPEDVIYKGYGGVDCVEAGGPPAGAGCGGYVVGETVKLLKELNAFDEYDVILFDVLGDVVCGGFAAPLNYADYCMIVTDNGFDALFAANRIAASVREKARTHPLRLAGLIGNRTSKRDLIEKYVEAVPMPVLEVLPLIEDIRVSRVKGKTLFEMAESDPSLSYVCDYYLNIADQILARPEGVVPNDAQDRELFSLLSDFYLNPNKPQVRNPEEELDLMIV, from the coding sequence GTGAAACTAGCAGTTTATGGAAAAGGTGGAATCGGCAAATCCACAACTAGCTGTAACATCTCAGTCGCCCTAGCAAAACGCGGCAAGAAAGTACTACAAATTGGCTGCGACCCCAAACACGATAGTACTTTTACGCTCACCGGATTTTTGATTCCGACGATTATTGATACTCTGCAAGAAAAAGACTATCACTATGAAGATGTCTGGCCGGAAGATGTAATTTACAAAGGCTACGGTGGTGTTGATTGCGTAGAAGCAGGTGGCCCGCCAGCAGGTGCTGGGTGTGGTGGATATGTTGTTGGTGAGACCGTGAAATTACTGAAAGAACTCAACGCTTTTGATGAGTATGACGTAATTTTATTTGATGTACTTGGTGACGTTGTGTGCGGCGGTTTTGCAGCGCCACTCAACTATGCTGATTACTGCATGATTGTTACCGACAACGGCTTTGATGCTTTGTTTGCCGCCAATCGGATTGCTGCTTCCGTGAGAGAGAAAGCCAGAACTCACCCACTGCGTTTAGCTGGTTTAATTGGTAATCGCACTTCCAAGCGCGATTTGATTGAAAAATATGTAGAAGCAGTACCAATGCCAGTTTTGGAAGTTCTACCTTTAATAGAAGATATTCGAGTTTCTCGGGTTAAGGGTAAAACTTTGTTTGAAATGGCAGAATCCGACCCTTCTTTAAGCTACGTTTGCGATTACTATCTCAACATTGCCGACCAAATTCTTGCACGTCCAGAAGGGGTAGTACCAAATGATGCCCAAGACCGTGAATTGTTCTCTTTATTATCAGATTTTTATCTAAATCCGAATAAACCCCAGGTGCGTAATCCGGAAGAGGAATTAGACTTGATGATTGTATAA
- the purS gene encoding phosphoribosylformylglycinamidine synthase subunit PurS codes for MQSKYLAKIFVTLRPSVLDPAGVAVQSGLKQMGYDNVEQVRIGKYIELTITSTQEAKARQELNNICDQMLANPVIENYRFELIEVETQTGVF; via the coding sequence GTGCAAAGTAAGTATTTAGCTAAAATTTTCGTGACACTTCGTCCCTCAGTTTTAGACCCAGCTGGTGTGGCTGTACAATCTGGCCTCAAACAAATGGGATACGACAACGTAGAACAGGTGCGGATTGGTAAGTACATTGAATTAACCATCACCTCAACCCAAGAGGCTAAAGCCCGCCAAGAACTGAATAACATCTGTGACCAAATGCTAGCAAATCCGGTAATTGAAAATTATCGCTTTGAATTAATCGAAGTCGAAACGCAGACAGGGGTGTTTTAG
- a CDS encoding Fur family transcriptional regulator, with protein sequence MRAIRTRSQDKILNLLKNIKQGISAQDIYVELRNRNQSMGLATVYRSLEALKMEGLVQIRTLANGEALYSLAQQDKHHLTCLQCGVSIPINQCPVHDLEEKLQEKHKFKIFYHTLEFFGLCTQCQSNQAAEVNE encoded by the coding sequence ATGAGAGCCATACGCACCCGCAGTCAGGATAAAATTTTGAACCTGTTGAAAAACATTAAACAAGGTATTTCCGCGCAGGATATTTACGTTGAATTACGTAATCGCAATCAGAGTATGGGATTAGCAACTGTTTACCGCTCTTTAGAAGCCTTAAAAATGGAAGGTCTGGTACAAATCAGAACTCTAGCAAATGGTGAAGCCCTCTATAGCCTAGCGCAACAAGATAAACATCACCTCACTTGTCTGCAATGCGGTGTCTCTATTCCGATTAATCAATGCCCAGTACATGACTTAGAAGAGAAGTTGCAAGAAAAGCATAAATTTAAAATTTTTTACCACACGCTTGAGTTTTTTGGTTTGTGTACCCAGTGTCAGAGTAACCAGGCGGCTGAGGTGAATGAGTAG